The Malus domestica chromosome 10, GDT2T_hap1 nucleotide sequence GAAAAATATGATGTGTTTCTTAGTTTCAGAGGTGTTGACACCCGCGATACTTTCACCAGCCATCTCTATTCCGCTTTAGTTCGGAAGAAAATTGAGACCTACATTGATTACAAGCTTGAGAGTGGGGATAAAATTGCACCTAACCTTCTAGAAGCAATTGAAAAATCAAAGCTTTCGGTCGTCATTTTCTCGAAAAACTATGCTTCTTCCACATGGTGTTTGGAGGAACTTGCGCATATACTAGAATGCAAGGATAGATACGGACAGATTGTTGTACCCATCTTTTACGGCATAGATCCATCCCATGTACGAAAACAGCAGGGGAGTTATGGAGATGCATTTGCTCAACTTGAACAACGTTTCAAGGACAGTATGGACAAGGTGCTCAAGTGGAGGGCTGCTTTGACGGATGCAGCCGATATCTCTGGGTTTGATGCCTCAAACAAAACAGGGTAACTAACTATCTAACTTGTATCAATTTCTACTACAATAATTGTTAAGGCATACTAAATACATACTGTTTGTGCTGCACAATCATATTTTCCAGGACAGAGGCCGATTTTGTTGAGAAAGTTGCCCAAGATGTTTTGAGCAAATTGAATCACAAATCGTCAAGCAACTTAAAGGGCCTGGTCGGAATTGAAATCCAAATTGAGCAAATTGAATCATTATTATGCATTGATTCACCAGATGTTTGCACTGTGGGTATTTGGGGAATGGGTGGCATTGGCAAGACCACCCTTGCTGAAGCTGTTTTTCACCGACTCACTTCTAAATTTGAGGCttcatgttttctttcaaaTGTGAGGGAGGAGTCAGAAAGACATGGACTAAAGCACTTGCAGAATGCACTTCTTCGTGAGATACTAAACGAAAAAGATCTAAATATTGACACTCCATCTATAGGACGAAGTTTTGTTCGAGAAAGGCTCAGCCGTACAAAGGTACTCATTGTTCTTGACGATGTGAATGATTCAAGCCAATTGGAACTTCTAGTTGGTGATGATATTCAGTTTGGTTGCGGAAGTCGAatcattataacaactagagaCAGACGACTACTTAAGAAAATGGGTGATCCTGACAAGATATTCAAGGTTGAGGGATTAAGGTGTGATGAAGCTCTTCAGCTCTTTCATTTGCACGCTTTCAAAAATGACTCTATGGGGTCATATTATACAGAGTTGTCAAGAATGGTGGTCGATTTTGCCGGAGGCATACCACTAGCTCTTATAATTTTGGGCTCCTTATTCCTTCACTGTGAGAGCAAACAAGACTGGGAAGATCAATTGAACGAGTTGAAAAAGTTTCCCAACCGTAAAATTCAGAATGTGTTGAGACTAAGTTTcgatggattagaaaaaaatgcaAAGGAGATATTTCTTGATATAGCATGTTTTTACAAAGGGATGGATATACGTCTTGCAAAAGAAATGTTAGATATTCGTGGTTTTTTTGCAGGAGGTATTAAAGTTCTCATTGATAAGTCTCTCATTTCAATTTCAGAGATGAACTGCCTAGAAATGCATGATTTACTACAAGAAATGGGACTGGAAATGGTTCGTGAGCAGTGTATTGAGGAGCCCGGAAAACGCAGTAGGTTATTCATTGAGGAGGATGTCTCTCATGTGTTGAAGAATAATACAGTAAGAGCCAAAt carries:
- the LOC103417122 gene encoding TMV resistance protein N-like, which produces MNDMADSSSASDTVCQEKYDVFLSFRGVDTRDTFTSHLYSALVRKKIETYIDYKLESGDKIAPNLLEAIEKSKLSVVIFSKNYASSTWCLEELAHILECKDRYGQIVVPIFYGIDPSHVRKQQGSYGDAFAQLEQRFKDSMDKVLKWRAALTDAADISGFDASNKTGTEADFVEKVAQDVLSKLNHKSSSNLKGLVGIEIQIEQIESLLCIDSPDVCTVGIWGMGGIGKTTLAEAVFHRLTSKFEASCFLSNVREESERHGLKHLQNALLREILNEKDLNIDTPSIGRSFVRERLSRTKVLIVLDDVNDSSQLELLVGDDIQFGCGSRIIITTRDRRLLKKMGDPDKIFKVEGLRCDEALQLFHLHAFKNDSMGSYYTELSRMVVDFAGGIPLALIILGSLFLHCESKQDWEDQLNELKKFPNRKIQNVLRLSFDGLEKNAKEIFLDIACFYKGMDIRLAKEMLDIRGFFAGGIKVLIDKSLISISEMNCLEMHDLLQEMGLEMVREQCIEEPGKRSRLFIEEDVSHVLKNNTGTATVECIFFNMSKIKELHLNPAAFKKMYNLRVLEIYNSSSLDNKCSKLYVPEGLQSLPDTLSYLHWEGYPLKYFPSKFSPQNLVNIQMAHSQVEQLWSKGQKLANLKVIDFSFSKHLTEIPDLSLSRKIEHINLGCCKSLVEIPSYFQYLDKLSFLGLRGCSNLKYLPELPISIKTLYLSETAIKELPSSVWSNENLSHLDIEFCKDLENLPSCSCKLKFPFRFSIEGCSSLRKVWELPRYIQQQQQQSLFPLSGQ